CAATTATAACTGGTTTGACCGAGAGTAGTTCTTCAGGTTTGCTGCAGTTTTGATCGTAACTGGTTTAAGTAATTGTtgtgaaataatatatactaatacattattattacaggttCATTGACAGATAGTATTTGTACAgcgtatgaaaataaaataattaaacattctaATGCAGACGAAAAATCTCTTAACAATAGCAATGACAAAGAGACTAAATTTGCACCTGTAACAAATTTAACTTCTTTATTAGATGGTAGGTGAAATTACAATATCCTATCGATACTTTAACCGAAAAGTGTACAATTACACggtaatttttcgaaatatcgaATCTTGTAGGTTTACTTCAAAGTATAAAAATTGACAGTAATAAGCCATTAATGATGAAAACGAAAGAGACGTCACATTTCATGGGCAGCGGTGTTCAGTATTCTTACACGGACTTCAGCAGTATAGATCATAGAATAAAGTtacatattattttgaatatatttgaaCACGAAAACGAAGAACTTATTCTTTTACTTAGGGTAATAAACTCAATGAACTGTACGATACAGTTATTAATGGGACGTTAAATAGAGTTTCCTCTGttcgtttattcattttcaGGCAGACATTCTTATGCAGAATGCGGTGAACACGTTCCCTGGTTGTTTAGTTTTATCCACATCAAAagtttatattcttaaaatcGATGGATTAGAAGGGTAAAAGTAATAACTATTAGATAATATGTAAGTGTCGGGgaaaaacttttaatttctatatatattcgatttataCCATAGAGAGGATCCACAACGTTGGCTGCACAAGGAAATCAGTTGGACAATGGACAGATTACGATCCTTGGCGCCGTTGCCATTCAAACAGGGCGTTTTGATCGAGTTGAAACAGCCTCAGAAATTGAATGATGATCAATTAGAGTCTACTATTTCATTCTTGTGTATTCTACAAGATTTCCAGAGGACTTCTAATTTTCTGTTTTACATTACcggtaaaagaaagaaaagtttTACGTACAACGTAACCGTAACATCGTTCGAAAGTAAATTTTTTGCTCGTAGATACATCTTTACCACCTAGTTGCGAAGTCGAATTTACGGTGCCAGGACATTGCACCACATTAATGCATCAATTACTAAAGCATTGCAAGAATTATCAAGATGGCGATGCTGTAAAATTACTGGCATTGTTCTCTTCTGGCCTATTAAAGTTTCAAGATGTGGAAATGCAACAAAAATTGTCCGGTTTAATCGTAACTGCATCCGTTTTAGTGATATGCAATATGCAATGGCTGTTGCCAGGTAATAAAGAAGTGCCGCGTGTAATAAGGGAACAATCTGTGAGCAATTTAATTGGAGTAGTGAGtagcaaatataaattacttacaTATCGACATTTTCTAATAACTATATTCTTTCGCACATTTTCTTTAATTACTACATTTTTTCACAGGAACATTGCACTTCATCGCTAACTTTGAACTTTTTGGATGAGGTAGCAGGACAAGAAGAATCGTGGGTTCTAGATTTTGTTTCTGTAAGTGCCGCTGAGACTGTTATTAATTCTGTTCGACCACCGTGGGAAGAATTGTTCTGGATTCCTTTGCAAGTGACTGTTTGCAAAGGACAAGATACGACAAATGTGTGAAATGATTTGCAATATCTATGATTCTAGTCGAATGAAGTATACCAAGCTATTCGTAAACGAATACAGTTCGttaatcaatatattttttcatgctTACTTAGAAATATCACGAAAGACAGCAGGCAATGTAatcttacaatattaattatcttattattatttttcactcgCATCTCTCTCACATGTTTATTTCAAGCACTAATACAAGTGAGATTTCAACTGGTGCTATTAAAGGCCATGTTTCAACTGtctaaacattaaaaaaaaaagttttctGTTTCAATAGTTAGAAAATTAAATGCTGTAACCAACATTAGAAGTTTTTTTTTCATCTTTATGGTgccttgaattatttaatacaaagaatattaacataaactcgtgtatttttatattaaagaaaaagagaactGTGCAGAGTTTTTTCAATCTAAACCTGTACGTTTTATGACGATATAAGAAAATATCTGATACTGACGCTGTATTGTGTCAAATAGTtaaattgtatacaatttttataacatgACACGCATGTGCACAATGAACTAGAAATAACACTGTTTGTAAAAAAATCATATAATGTACCATAGTTGTGTATCGCTATCAATctgtgatatatattttttaatctctTCTTGTGTGTTTGTGGTTGTCTGTATATGTatgttgtaaaattatataataatactatttataataaagCAAAGAAAACATGAGAAGCAATTTTAAAcatgttttaatgttaaatgcaGTTTAAATCTTTACTTGTATTAATTATCGTCGTTGCATATCAATTAATTGGTAATTCAAGTAGCtcaatatattgaaataatgataatgatttgTATATATGCAAATAAATTGTTATCGTGACTGTTATACATGTGCATAACGTTTTTATTATAGTACTGTGCTAAGAGAAACTGAATAGagttattagaaaataaatattgttttaacgagaaatgaataatttattaacgtcAACTGTGTGTAACGTGTAAAACGAGGTGGAGcgtaatgaatttaatgaacTTAATAGATAACATATGTACAACAGGTGTTATAGTCGGTATATGAGTACTTCAAGTTCGTGATACTATAGCTCTAATTGAAAAGAAACATACGGAATGTGTATATTGAAGATACTGTGTCAAACAGCGTCGacgttgataatagaaaatgtaaCAAGTACACGAAACAGTCTGAACTGGAGATGCTGGAAGTAACTCAGTACGTTTTTTGGATCTGTTCATGAACTTTAAAGTTAAACTTTGTTACTCGACCAAAATACTTTCTAATTTAAGATGAACATCATCAAACTTATCAATTTATTGACAACCAGTAAGTCCAGTAACACATTACTCATTACATATTTGTTATTCGCAATGTATTATAAAGAATATCAATGTTAACACTGCCCTTTTAGTATCACTTGTTAGAGGGCATTTTGGGTACAGTAGAAAGGGTATGTAACATGGCACAAAAAGAatctttgtttaaatattcacattttGTAAAGAATCTGTATACATGTCTGTATATCATAGATCAATATATGTGGATTCAAAAATTCAAGATGTGCAGTGGAAAGTTACAGTCTCCTGTATCAATATCATCATCTAAATCAATCGCTGTTCCTTTACCAGCCCTGGAGGTGATCGGTTATCATGATTATCTTCCAGGTACATTGCGGCTAAAGAACAATGGTCATTCAGGTAAttagattaaatttttaaattttcagtgTGTCTCGCACAATtatatgtttcattttaaatttattctttCAGTTACAATGAGTACAAATAACAATGTAAAAGATGAACGTTTACCCTACATATTCGGCGCTGCGCTCCCTATAAATGAAGAGTATGAGATAGATCATTTACATTTCCATTGGGGTGCAAAAAATAACAGGGGATCTGAACATGTGTTGAACGACGTTAGGTACGATATAAAAAACAAATGCACGAAAACTACAGTTCTTAATGTACCGACtatattgtatttctttctCAGATATCCAATGGAGATGCATATGGTTCATAGAAATAAAGCATATTCGAATCTATCTGATGCGCTAAATTATGAAGATGGTCTTGTAGTTTTGGGTATCTTTTTCCAAGTAAATAGATAACTAATAATACTTCCATAAAACATAAACAGGCTTGtgttaagtaatataataaaagttctGATTAGTTGCAGGAGAAAGACAACAGATTATTGTATCCCATATTGAATGGATTGGCAGGAGTACAATGGTTGAATACGGAAACAAAGTTAAATACCTCGATAACATTAGCTTCTTTATTACCCCACAATACAGatgtattttatgtttacaaAGGTTCGTTAACTACACCTCCGTGCAACGAGGTAGTAACATGGATAATATTTTCAACTCCAGTCCCAATATCTTTTACTCAGGTagcttcttttaatatttcatacttcaTATGCTGCaacattgtataaattaattatttggtaaagttttgcacatttcatgacaaatataatatattttcagttaaataaatttagattACTTTTCAACAAAGAAGGTTCATTAACAGATAATTATAGAAGATTACAAGATATAGGACTTAGAAAAGTATATGTTAGAAGactaaattcatatttaattgcaaAATACAATGGAACAATGTTTAATGTTACAAATTTAGATTGGTTTTGGCGTTAAATATATCCTTGTCCAAACAaaacttaacaaatataataattttggcgttattttaaaataaatactgtCTCAATATACtcattgttttttatattttattacaccaGCTGATCTTTTACACACCTATGATTATGTAACAAACGAATGGGTGTGACTGCTCGTTTGTCATATCAGTTGTGTTCTGAACAGCATGTGTTTTCTACTACCGACAGAAACTATACCAGCAAGTATAGTATACTATAAAGTGTCCGCGAACGAACAGAATGCGGAGGTGGAATTAGTGCATGGTGAAATCTAGATAGTACATGGGAAGAAGCTTGACAGTCATACATTTTCATACGATGTCATTCGAATCACGCGCGAAACAAACATTATTAGTTAATAATCCGatataatcaataattttcGAAAAAGTTCGGCGAAAACGCAAGAGTAGCgggttccagtgttaaggaaAAAGTTGAATCGATAGCATGAAACAATGGGAATAATTAAGAACATTCCATGTTCATGAACAACAATAATCAAGGATTACGTTTCATGCGCTATATATTCATAGCTGTAATCCCATAGAGCATATATAATTCGTATCTAGGTTATGCGGTACTTTTTCGTATCGATCGATTTCATTTTTCTGCGTCAACCGCTTGTTAACTATCGACTTAACGACTACAAATGTTAAAtccattttatttgttactatcgtgtttataaatattcctaTCTTAAGAGCACATTGTTGGAATAAAAATCAGCAATGGTTTTCGAATCGATCGTTGCTGAACTTTTGAACAAAGTGTTGGGAGAGTATATACAGAATTTGGACTGCACGCAATTAAAACTTAGTTTATGGGGAGGTAAGAGTAATTGCATGTATCTCCTAAAcatctttttatctttttcaagGTAATTCATTCATGTACATTTAAATTCGACAGCAAAGAATACCTTGTGTTTGTTGTATGTTCAGTGGGACAATGAATGTTTACCTAACGtggtattttgaaaatttatatacagATGTATCTTATTATTAGTACACTGATCAGTGACATCAGcttctatttatattatgatCATGTTTCTTTATCGCGTATGATGTATCTAGTGAGTTCTATAGTTGCCTGTATTCAGGGGCCAGATcacgaaaatgaataaattacatttttttaaatgctataTAGCTACTTACCTAAGTATCTATTGTTTGTAGAAATATGGTACACAACAATGCATTGAACATGCATAAAACATGTTTGGATACTTGCctcttttcattatatttttgaagaaatttctattattttttgtcACAGttatgttgtaataaaatttgaacTTAATTATGTCATATATCTGTAATATGCATCTATCTATTCGTAAAGATCTGATCAactgatttctttaataattgtctATATatcctttattattattattattattattattattgttattataaatgcaataaaatgaGTCTGAttcatcaataatattttatttttttctattgtataaaacctttataattttcttttgtagGAGATGTtgtattaaatgatttattaataaaagagaCTGCATTAGATGTGTTGGACTTACCTATAAGATTAGAATATGGAAGATTAGGTTTGTATAATCCATGTACATTTGTTCATTCAAATGTCTCATTGCTGGGTATGAAGTAAAGTAATTAATGAAGTTGATACCTGTTTCCTGTGTAGGCAAACTTATCTTAAAAATACCATTCAAGGATATGTGGAATGGTCAAATCGATGCAATAgttgaagaattatttttacttatagTACCTACAAGTCAAATTGCATACGATgcagaaaaagaaatcaaagttcAGCTTGAAGCCAAGAGGGCTGAGCTTGCAAGAGTTGAGAAAACGAAACAGTTAGCGGACactaaatgtaaatatttatggttGTATCTTTTAAACGCTTAAGTCTACTTGCATAATTTTTTGTTATTGCAGTACAAGAGAAATTAGATGATTCAATGGTTGAGAAACTTATTGCTCGTATGATAAAGAATATTCatgttgaaataaaaaggaTACACGTACGATACGAAGATCATGTTTCTTTTAAAGATCATCCATTTTCAGTTGGTTTCAcgcttaataaattcatattagaAAGTTGTACAGATTCTTGGGAAACGGATGGTAATTTGAAGGATATGTATGCTATTCAACAAATTTATAAGGTAAGCGGCAGaagtaaatgtattattttgtactatataataatagCACTACAGTGCtcgaaataagaaatatttcctttttagTTATGCACACTGGACGGTTTGGCTGTATATCTCAATACAACCACAGATCAATTTAGTAGCAGTTCACTATCAAATTATTCAGATCTCTTTTGCAGTGGTATTGCAACCATAGATTACAATCCATTAGGTTACCAATACTGTAAGTGAACataacagaaattaattataggCAGTTACCTTTTAAAATTaggaacagaaatttcaaacagtttttaattttttagtatTGGGTCCGATAAATGTGAATGCTAAATTAAAGTTAAATCCAAAGCCAGAGACAGATGGCAGTAACTATACTATTCCCAAGGTGTGGTTGGATTTGGAAATGCAAAAATTAAGAATAGGActaacaaagaaacaatatcgtACTCTTGTTCAATTAGGTGAAGGTTTAGATCAAGCTCAAAAATCAGCACCGTATAGAAAGTATAGACCTAACTTCACATCGTACAGGGGACATTACAAAGAATGGTAGTAGTGGATGATTATATACTATCaacaatggaaataatattatttcaattacgctgtatacaataaaattttgatgGTATTTTTAGGTGGCACTTTGCATACACTTGTATTTTAGAAGAAACAGTGCGCAGAAATCGTAAAAATTGGGACTGGAATCATATGAAGCAACATAGGGATTTATGTCGTGAATATGCTGAAGTATATCAGACAAAATTAACAACCAAGAAGGTTGTACAGGAAATAGAAGATCGTCTTACGAAATGTGAAATGAACTTGGACATTTTCAACTTGGTGATCATTAGACAGCAAATTGAGATGGAAGTCAGTGTTTCCCTCGATAGAATTCATTCgtgtattttgtaattatataaaaatttgatattctacTTTTGTCGTACAGGTAGAAAGATTGgcggaaaaggaaaagaacTTGAAAGCGAAACGCGGTTGGTTTGGATTCCTCTGGTCCGGTTCACAGGCAGAGGAAACTCAAGATTTAAATTCAGCAGCTGCGATAAGTAATTGACGAAACGTGTACATTGTAATTAACTTTGTCGTTCagctcactaaaaatatttgtttcagtGCGGAAATTTGAGCAAGCAATGACGCcgcaggaaaaagaaaaattgtatagaGCGATCGATTATCAAGAAAATACCGCGCCAGCTCATTACCCTGAAACATACGTGATGATCGATACACGGTTCCTTTTACGTGaacttcaaataataattttagataCGGATAAAGAATTCCCATGTGTACTGGATCTTCAACTTCATGTCGTTGAAGCTAGCTTCAATTCAAGGCCATCCGCTAATGCCATATTGTACGTACACATGTATAATAGTTTTACAACTATTACGTTTTCAACTGCAGTGTAATTAAATGTCAAATTTGCAACGTTCGTTTTCTTACAGAGTTACAGCATCGATCAACGAAATGAAGCTTTTAGGAACGAAGCAAAGTGATTGCGTCCCTTCGCTTTTCAATTCTCACGAACACAGCGCAGAAAAGGTTTTAATATACGTATCATATGAAAAGAATCCACTTGATAAATTATGCGGTGACCGCGTCATAGTAAGATCAACATCGGTGGATATTGTTTACGATGCACAAACAGTGATAGAATTAgttaatttattcaaagtaCAAAACTCTTCAACTTTAAATCAGTAAGACCACCATCCTTTgtactatttattaatatatgagaacacatattattttttacattaactTATTATCTTCTTTTTGTGTAGACTTCAAGCAGCCGCCGCGGAACAGTTGGAAGGTTTTAAGGAAATGTCAGCTCTCGGCTTGGAACACGCAATTCAAAAACATTCGGTATTAGATATACAGGTAAAACGACGTACCGCAATATCCACAGAACGTATAGGTGAGTGGTAACGGATACATTTTAAACTAAAAAATACCGTATATTTAACAGGTCGACATGCAGGCGTCGCAGTTAATTATTCCGCACGGTGGATTCTACAATAGCACAAAATCATTGTTAGTTGTCAATCTTGGTAGCTTAAAAATGCACTCGTTAGAGAAGCCGAATGACAATAAGACGAATGTGTCTGTGAAACAGTTAATTAGTATGGGTAAAAGCGAAGAAGACGTCTTGTTGCATCTCAGAGAGCATACCTATGACAAATTTGTTCTGAAAATAGTCGACGTTCAAGTGTGTATTTTCAGTTCGTTAATGATTAATCAGAATGATCAGAAATATTATACGCATGTTGTTCGTACTGTTCATAGATATTAGTTTCTCTTCCGGAAGAAGAATGGCGCACAAATTTATCGAAAGTCCATGGTTCTATGACCTTATTGCATCCAACTACGCTTGAAATACAGTTTCACAAATGCTTGGTTACCGACGACCCCTTACTTCCGAAATTGAGACTTATCGGTCAATTGCCGTCACTCGTAATTAATATAACAGGTATACGCGATATCCCTCCTTACATgcgtatacatatatgtacgtGTGTTTagttctaattttaataatttgttttctttgCCAGATAATCGCTTGTTACAAGTTTTGTCTATCGCTCAGAGTATACCATTACCAAAAGAAGAAGAACCTACGGATCTTCAGAAATGTTCACTTGTATGTGCTGTaccgtattattattatataccgtACACCGTGTCTTAAGCGATGCTAATTGTCGAATACTTTCCATAGAACAAATCCAGTTCTCAACTATCGCTGTTGAAAGAGCTGACAACAATTTCCACCATGtctgaaaagaaaaaggaagagactTCGTCCGTTAAACAGACCACTGATTTGGAAATGAAGTTTGTCATGAAAGGTATCGAAGGACATCTGTCAGATCAGTGGAAATAGTTTGTTAATTGATTATTACATAATTGTCCTTAATTGTAGAATTTGCATTATTGGTTTCATCCCAAAATGATGATGTAATAAAACCATTTGTAAAATTCGAGATATTACAATTGGAAGCAGAAATGTTGCAGCGAACTTATGACCAAGAAATATTGTTGAGATTGGGTGGTGTCCAAGTAAAACAACATTACAAAGAAGCAGAAATATTTATGGTAAACACACCTATGTCGACTGGTAAAGATGAATACTTGATAACAATGCAATATATTAATGTAAGTtagagattttaaaaataattattaaatatttcctttttctttaataattacaacaGATATTGCAATATTATCCTAGGTGAATAAACGATCTCCAGACTTTACAACGAGACATGGatctgttattaaattattaaagctGGAGTTTACGACTTTAGATCTTTTACTTCACCAAGAAGCTTTAATTAGCCTTTTACAGTTTGCAACATACATGCAGGTAATCTTTTCTGAAAGCAACGAATAATCTAAAAGTATGGGTTAAAATTGCGTGCGTGCATTACATAGATTTTTTGTTGTAGAATCGAATGAATTCTATAGTAAAAAGTACAGTGGATGAGGATCGTCCGATACGTCCAAGAGTAAGTCATTTGGCTTCTATTCAAGAAGAAACGTCTACTTTCTTTAAGGAACAAATTCATAGGCAAAAAATTAGATCGACTTCATCGCGTAAGCGTTTACTTACATGTATTCTATAGTACATTTCattagtaattgtaattttttactTGTTACATTTGGATATTTAGGTCGAAAGAGAACAATGATCGAGCATACGGATTTAAAGGTTCAAACAAAAGTTGGAACTATTTGTATGAAGATAATCAGTGAATCTAAAGAAATTACTGCGTTTTATGTTGATGGTATTACAGCCGGTTTCACGATGAAGGCTTCTTATTCCCGAACGAACGTGAACTTGTCCTCCATTCGTATTATAGATCTTAATACTGCATCAGTTTATAGAGACGTAAGACATATAGAGATACATTGtcagttttctttataatttacaCACTTCGTTCTAGCttgaattctttttctttttattaatgattatgcGCAGATCTTATCAGTGACAGAGGATGCCGAGTCTTTGCAAGTTCAGgctataatgtataatattgaaCCGTCGGAAACTGACAAAAATAATATGTCCATTACAATTGTGATGGGCTGCTATcgtattgttttcttaaataTGTTTGTTACCAGGATAATGGTAAGtgtttaagaaatataacaCATTAAACATGCCAGATCGAAGTCTATGTAGAAACGTGCTCATTCTTTTAGAGTTTCTTGAACAACTTTCAAGCTGCTCAACAGGCTATAAAAGATGCTTCAGCCGCAGCTGCGGAAGCTGCAAAGACAAACATTAAAGATGTTCAAGAAAGTGCAACGCGTATTGGACTTGCAATTAAAATTAAGGTCTGTAAGCAAACGAACAGACTCGGAATATTCTCATACTTGGCGCTGTTCTATCTAcctttaaattactttcatctaGGCTCCCGTTATATATGTACCTATGCATTCGAAGAGTAATCATTGCTTAACGCTGGACATGGGTAATCTTACGGTATGCAATgtgtttaaaaaattggaaGTCACAAATGAGATGGGAGATTGTCCCATTGtcgatgaaatgaaaattgaattgcaaaaCTTGAAGTTGTCTAGGTAATTATTAAAAGACTATACTTGTCGTAATTAGTTGTGAAATGGATGTTTAATTTACACATTGTTCTAGAGCGAAGTTGAATGTGGACGAGTTTGcagttgaaaatgaaatattattattagaaccaGTCAGTTTCACCTTACTTATTAAACGGAATTTATCAACCTCTTGGTTCACCTCTATACCAGATATCGATATGTCTGGcagattgaataaaattaatctgtTAATTAGTAAAGAGGATTACGCGACTACGCTTAAAGTATTACAAGAGAATTTAGAGGAACAGGTTGAAGAAGTAAAATCTGTGCAAGGTGCTCTTCAAAGTGAGAAGAAACTCGAAGTGGAAGTGCAGCATCACCAAAGTGGTAAGTTCAAATGACACGCACTCTGTTTCATTCGTGTATGCTGTGATATATCGATCACATTTCTATCTAATTAGATAAACTTGGAAAAGATGCTGTAGCGGGTGCGGAAGACACGGACTTTCAGGAGCAAGTACATGTACACACGTCCATCAAATTCGAGTTTGTTATGGATAGTCTCGTAATTAACTTATTCACAGGAGGATCGAAAATGGTAATTTCgtatcattttatcatttctgttgtttatttgtattatacctccaaatataaaaataaattacagcTGCGGTCCGAAAGCTCTCTACTACATTTACCAGAGAATGGATTGGCAAAGTTTTCTTTGACTCATTTCGCATTGAAAGGTAGGATATTTGCAGATGGATTACTGGCAACTTCTATTCTTCTTATGAACTGTACTCTGGATGATACACGCCAGAGTAGACAAGGCTCTCTTATTAGAATTATGGAAAGGACAACAGCTGTACCTTCCATGGACGACGTGGAAGTAGACTCGAAGTCAGTTCGCAGTATGTTAGACATGACTGTTAGACAAAGCTTGAATGATACATTCGGTAAGTGAATTAATTTGCTGCTAAAGTTTACCGTTATTTAACATTCAATTAGTATATTATAGGAGAAAGGTTTTTTTTGCTTACAGTCGATGTCAGAGTTTTCTCCTTCAGCATAATTGTGTCCCTCGACTACTTGATGAAAGTGAAAGACTTTTTTGCTATTGAAGAAGCACCTTCGAATAAAGCAGTATCGCAGGGTGTAGCAAAGAATTACGGTGAAACGGcgacaaagaaaaaacaaactCCTGCTGCAATgagtaaaaaaatgttaactaTTAACCTGCACATTGAGAAGCCAGATATTATACTCCTCGAAGACATGGACGACATCAATTCAAATTGCATCATATTAAATGTAACAAACGCTTGTCgagataatacacttttataaacgcgatatacattaatattgtttttttttaagacGGAGCTGATCTTAAAAGTACGTCTGATGGGTGAGCACCAAGTGATAACTGGTTCTATAAAAGATTTGTCGATTTTAGCTGGTGTATACAATCCGGTGAAGAGAAGTGATTGGATATATCAGGTACTACTTCAAAGAAGTCTTGTTATGTGATTGCTACGCTTGTTCAgaagaatatattaaatcaattattgTCTGCAGGTTTTGAGACCATGCAGTATTAGCGTAGCTGGATCTACACCAGAGGGAAAAGGTCTTCATATAGATGTTTGTTGCACCGACATTCATGTATCGGTATCACcaggtaaataattatataatagacGGTACTATTCTTCCAAAATACGGTGATTTCGtaaggaaatatttgaatttttatctttaGGCGTAATTGAGATATTAAATAAAGTCGTTCACACTGCTACAAAAACAGAAACGAAGGATCAGGAAGTTGTTATTTCTGAATCAAATCATGAAGGACTATGGATTATAACGCCATACGAAGAGAGCGATTTTTGGTTTCTAAAAACAGGTTGGATAACATGTTATAACATAATCattatcaataaaattaatacagttCATGAAATATCTACATACTTGttcctttttgttttcttttttgataGAAGTAGGAGTAGAAGTTCTAGAAGATTTTGCATATTCCGATGATGACGTTACTGCAGATTATAAACCAGAATTGGCAATAATTGCTGCAcctacaattttatttacattggaAGCAGGTGTTGGTAATAAAACCCTACCCATGCTTCTCTTTCATATTGGAtttcaaagtaatattaatgattGGAGCTCGAAATCTGTAAGAAATGCAAGGTTATCGAATGTAAGAATATTTCTCTTATGTTtagtaaacaattattattttcagatg
This is a stretch of genomic DNA from Nomia melanderi isolate GNS246 chromosome 1, iyNomMela1, whole genome shotgun sequence. It encodes these proteins:
- the LOC116426793 gene encoding carbonic anhydrase, with the protein product MNIIKLINLLTTISLVRGHFGYSRKDQYMWIQKFKMCSGKLQSPVSISSSKSIAVPLPALEVIGYHDYLPGTLRLKNNGHSVTMSTNNNVKDERLPYIFGAALPINEEYEIDHLHFHWGAKNNRGSEHVLNDVRYPMEMHMVHRNKAYSNLSDALNYEDGLVVLGIFFQLQEKDNRLLYPILNGLAGVQWLNTETKLNTSITLASLLPHNTDVFYVYKGSLTTPPCNEVVTWIIFSTPVPISFTQLNKFRLLFNKEGSLTDNYRRLQDIGLRKVYVRRLNSYLIAKYNGTMFNVTNLDWFWR